The DNA region GAAATGCATACATCAAGAAAATAGAGGAGGCGGAGCAGAAACTTAAGAAGAGCCAGCAAAACCATGATTTGCATAATATTGGCACAAACATTCTGGTGGCTTACAAGTCAGCAATTGGTGAACTCGTGACGAAGAACCACTCAAGGGGCATTTTTGAGGATGCAGATAAGATTACAGGCGAATATCTGCGAGAAAAATATTTTGTGAAACACCGTGCCTGTTTTAACTGCAGAACAAGGTGCAAGAAAGTTTACAGGGCAGGAAAAACAATTTCTGGTGGGCCAGAATATGAAGGTACAATGGCGTTTGGCTCAAACTGCATGGTCTCTGATTTTGAACAGATTCTGGAGGCAAACTATCTCTGCAATGAATATGGTTTGGATTCCATTTCTGCTGGCTGTGTGATTGCTTTTGCAATGGAATGTTATGAACATGGGTTGTTGAAGAGCGAGTTTCCGATTAAATGGGGTGATGGTGAAGCAGTTGTGAAGCTCGTGAAAATGATTGGAGAAAGGGAAGGCATCGGTGATTTGCTGGCTGAGGGAATGCGAACCGTTGCTGGGAAAATTGGTGCTGAAAAATTTGCAATGGAAGTGAAGGGGTTAGAAATCTCAGGCCAGGATGGCAGAGCCCATCGTTCTGTGGGCTTGACACACGCAATTTCTGTGCGTGGTGCTGACCATCTCCGCTCACTAGTTACAGTTGACCAGCTCGGCTACAAGGAAGCAGCGGCGCATCGTTTCGGAGCCCATACATTACCAGAAATATGCAATCCTTACTCGGAAACCCACAAAGCTTTGGCCGTGAAGGTGTGCGAGGATGTTTTTGCTGTCCGTGATTCACTGATAACTTGCTGGTATACTTGTGGCTGGCCACCTGTGTTCTGGCTCGAGGACTTTGCAGAAATTCTTTACCCGGTTACTGGAATGAGATTCACAAAGGAAGAACTCGGGCTTGTGG from Thermoplasmata archaeon includes:
- a CDS encoding aldehyde ferredoxin oxidoreductase family protein, encoding MKGYNNKMLRVNLSEAKVREEKLPEELIQNYIGGTGICAKLLFDEVKAGINPLSPENKLIFGTGPLTGTLWMSAGRGVVCSKSPATGIWSESHFGGFFAPELKYAGYDFLIIEGVSEKPVYLEIKDREVSIKNATELWGKNTHEVETKLKKSLPDCEVMGIGRAGEKLVKYAAIITNYASAAGRTGLGAVMGSKKLKAVAVRGTGCFEVYDRNAYIKKIEEAEQKLKKSQQNHDLHNIGTNILVAYKSAIGELVTKNHSRGIFEDADKITGEYLREKYFVKHRACFNCRTRCKKVYRAGKTISGGPEYEGTMAFGSNCMVSDFEQILEANYLCNEYGLDSISAGCVIAFAMECYEHGLLKSEFPIKWGDGEAVVKLVKMIGEREGIGDLLAEGMRTVAGKIGAEKFAMEVKGLEISGQDGRAHRSVGLTHAISVRGADHLRSLVTVDQLGYKEAAAHRFGAHTLPEICNPYSETHKALAVKVCEDVFAVRDSLITCWYTCGWPPVFWLEDFAEILYPVTGMRFTKEELGLVGERIANLRRLFNAREGLDASSDYLPERFLKEPLPDGPSKGQVVNLEMMLKEYYQLRNWSENGLPTEECAAKLGLLKEWETAMSEYAKHKN